The DNA region AGTTGATCTTCTCTGAATCGACGATCGCGTATCCGGCCATTGGATCCCTCCCATCAGAACGCGTCGAGGAGCGGAGCGCGGGCCACCACGCGCGGGGACGCTGGGGTTCCGCACTTCGACACCTCGCCGCGGCGCTTCCTCTTTGCTCCGGCCCCGCCGCCGGCGGGGCACAGGGCAGGAGACGCGGGTGCATGGACGAACCGGCATGAACGAATGCCGGCGATTCTGCGCATCCATCACCTGGGCATCATCGTCCGCGACGCCGACGCGGCCGCGGAGACGTACCGCGCCGGCCTCGATCTCGAGGTGCTGGGCGTCGAAGAGTACCGCGGCGAGGCGAAGGTGGCGCTGCTCGGCGCCGGTGAGACGCTCCTGCACTTGATCCAGCCGGTCTCGGAGGGAACGATGTGGGCGGCGGCCCTCCGCGACCGCGGCGAAGGCCCCCACCACATCGCCTTCGAGGTCGCCGATCTCCACGCCGCCATCGGCGAACTCGCGGCGGCCGGCCTGCGGACGCTCGAGCCCCGGCCGCGGCGGGATGCGGGCGGCGCGCTCGGGGTCTTTCTGGAGCCTCGGAGCGCGGGAACTCTCATCGAGCTGGTCCAGGTGATCCGGACCTGACCGCGCTGCTCGCGGTCTTCAGCGACGTCATCGGGCCGGTACTCCTCATCGGCGCCGCGGGCTACGCGCTCGGCCGCGGCCGCCTCGTCGAAGCGCAGCCGCTCACGTCGCTCTCGGTTGCCGTCCTCGCGCCGGCGATCGCGTTCTACGCGGTGACCACCGCCACCCGCGATCACACCGTGCTCGCCCGGATGGCGGCCTACATCGTGATTCAGCTGGTGGTCATCGGGGTCGTCGCCGTCGGCGCCGCGCTCGCCTTCGGCTGGGACCGCACGCGCCGGACGGCGCTCTTGCTCGCGACGCTCTTCAGCAACGCCGGCAACGCCGGCCTCCCGCTCGCGCTCTTCGCGTGGGGGCAGCGGGGGCTGGCCGCCGCGCTCGCGTTCTTCGCGGTACAGGCGGTGGTGACCAACATGCTCGCGGCATACCTGGCCGCGCAGGTGGAATCGGGCGCGCGCCGCGCGCTTCTGGCCCTGGCGCGTCTCCCGATCACCTACGCCGTCGCGGTCGGGCTGCTGCTGGACGCCGTCGGCGTCGTGCCGCCGGCGCCGATCGCCAAGGCGGCGGAGCTGCTCGCGAACGGCGCCGTAGCGGTGATGTTGCTGCTGATCGGGCTCCAACTGGCGCAGGTGCGGCCCGACGGGGAGTGGCCGGTGATCACGGCGGCGACCGTCATGCGCCTCGTCCTGGCCCCGGTGCTGGCGTGGGTGACCGCGCCGTGGGTCGGTCTCGAGGGCGTCGCGCGCCAGACCAGCATCCTGCAGTCGAGCCTGCCCACCGCCGTGACGGCGGCGATCTGGGCGTCGGAATTCGGCGTCGCGCCGGCGCTCGTCAGCGGCGCCGTGGTCGTGACGACGCTCGCGAGTCCGCTGACGATCGCGATCCTCCTGACGCTGCTTCAGTAGCCCGGACCACCGCCTCGCCCCGCAGGGCGTCGACGAACTGACGGGCGGCGCGGCACGAGCGGCCGTTGTGCCACTGCGCCCAGGTGAGCGCGCGCCGGTGCAGCTCCTCGCGGGAGACCTCGAGGGCGTACCGCGTCGCCAGCCCGTCCACGATCCGAAGATAGCGGTCCTGATCCGGCACGAGGAACGGCACGTGAATCCCGAAGCGGTCCGCGAGCGACAGCTTTTCCTCGGCGGCCTCCTGCGGATTCACTTCGTCCTCGAGCGAGGCGCGCTGCCGGTCGGAGAAGCGTTCGGCGACGAGGCGGCGGCGGTTGCTGGTCGCGTACAGCACGACGTTCTCCGGACGCGCCTCCACCCCGCCCTCGAGCACGGCCTTCAGCGCCTTGTACTGGGTCTCGTGCTCGTCGAACGACAGGTCGTCGATGAACAGGATGAACCGCTCGCGCCGGCCGCGCAGCGGCGCGAGGATGTGCGGA from bacterium includes:
- a CDS encoding VOC family protein, whose amino-acid sequence is MPAILRIHHLGIIVRDADAAAETYRAGLDLEVLGVEEYRGEAKVALLGAGETLLHLIQPVSEGTMWAAALRDRGEGPHHIAFEVADLHAAIGELAAAGLRTLEPRPRRDAGGALGVFLEPRSAGTLIELVQVIRT
- a CDS encoding AEC family transporter, with the protein product MTTATRDHTVLARMAAYIVIQLVVIGVVAVGAALAFGWDRTRRTALLLATLFSNAGNAGLPLALFAWGQRGLAAALAFFAVQAVVTNMLAAYLAAQVESGARRALLALARLPITYAVAVGLLLDAVGVVPPAPIAKAAELLANGAVAVMLLLIGLQLAQVRPDGEWPVITAATVMRLVLAPVLAWVTAPWVGLEGVARQTSILQSSLPTAVTAAIWASEFGVAPALVSGAVVVTTLASPLTIAILLTLLQ